GATCGTCTTGGCGTTCGGCCAGTTGGTGAACTCGGCCGCTGGTCCAGCGGGTCACCTTCTGGGGATGACGGACCACCAGTACGTACTGCTCGCTAATCGGACAATTATGAGTGTGTCTAACGCACTCCTCAACTACCTGTTGTTGACTAGGTACGGCGCGATCGGCGCTGCAGTGGCGACTGCGTTGGTCTTCGCCTCCTTGAACGTTGCCCGTGTAGTTGAAGTATACATGCTAGAAGGGATGTATCCGTATGACAGGTCATTCTTGAAGTTCCTTCCCGCCCTTGGCGTGGCCGCTCTCGTCATGTATTCAATCCGTTCCCTCTTGACGACACCATTGTCATACGTGGGAATTCCGATCGGCTTAGCCGTGTACATGTTGACTTTGTATCAATTCGGGATGCAGCAAGTCGACAGGAATCTAGTGACCCAGATCGCCACAAGAGCCGTGGATATCGTCAAATCGTGACTGGAAGACGACATCGAGGGTTCCTATTCTTCAAACATCAAAACGAGCACTCACGCTCAACACTGATCGTAATGGTTTGATATGTACATTCGCTAGCCTGCGGCGAGATAGGATCAAAACTGGCCCAAACTGAAGTGCTGATTTGAACCTTTCTATAGACGGCATCGATAGAAACGGCTCAACAGCGCCAGTTTTGTGGAAGACTTTCGGAATTCTGAGTTTACCCACTGATTCAGTAGCCACACATCGCGGTCTAGCGGTTCTGCAGAGCAGAGTGATTAGATATTGAAGCAGTTACCCGGCCGGTAGAACACTGTAGTCCGTTGGAGTGCAGGACTGACTGGTCCCATCCCCTGGAAAAATATCTTACTGAATCCCTCCTCCTCTAACAATTCAAAGGCAGGCTCGTATTCATCTCTATAGGTGTCATCGAAAACAATCACGCCTTTGTCGGAAAGGTGTTCAATGGAGTTTTTGATGCATTGGACTCGCTCACTGCCGTCGACGACTATGATATCAAATGATCCGTGGTTAGTGATCTCGCTTGCAAACTCTTCTGATGACCGATAGATGATCTGGGAGTTGGATGGGAGTTGATTCTTTATTCGCTCGTACCATTTTCGGTCATCCTCCACCGAGATCACCTCGTCGCATTGTTCGGCCCACCATCGGGTCGAGTTCCCTGACCCGAACTCGAAGACACTCATAGAGTCACAGATCCGCTCAGAAGCAAAGTCGATAAATGAGTAGGACATCCACGGTAGGGGGCGTCCCTCGTGATCCACAGGAGCCTCTCCAAAACTTCGGAACCATCCCCGACGTCGGAGTACGCTGTCCGAAAGTAATATCAAGTGAGCATCTATCCCGGCCCATGTAGCTGTTTTAGACACGAGTTGCTGCAGTGGCTGCGGGATGCTGCGATAGAGTTTGACAAGCGCACTTTCTCCCCCAGTTTTGTCCTCTCCTCGGTTCCATCTAGGCATACCTTTGAGGCCTCACTAAACACGTATTAGAGTTTTGATGGCCAATCATCCGATGTACACCATTATATCACCAACATAGCCGACGTCATTAGTCAGCAGAGAAGTCCCAGAGACATTAATGAGATCACTGTAAAACAGCAGTGCATAATTTGATATAGTAATCGAGATACATCGTTACCTCGGAGTCCGGGTTGAAGAAGTAGAACAGGGCCTTGGTGATCCCCAAGCGTCATTTAATCACGAGACCCAATACTGATATAGTCATGTATGTTTTGTTAAACATTGATCAGCAGATAAACTAAGGACGACCATCATAAGGAGACCAGTCATTCACCCCATGATTCGTTGCGAACATCTATTGACCTGTGTAGGGTTATTCTCACGTTCCAACATCGTATACTAGCCCCTGCCAGGCTGTTTCGTCGACACTGTTATTTAATTCGGTTGTGCAGTGAGAGACAAATAGGAGGCTGTCATCATTGTCCCAATAGGGGAACGGACAGGCGACGTTATTTTCGAACAGGACATGGCGAGATTCCGGGTCAGCGCCGTCATTTAGGTTATTAACTGTGTACATCGTCGTCAGCCAAACATTTCGTTCACGGTCCATCTCCTCGGCGAGTAGCGAGTAGACGCCAGTCGCTTTATCGTAGTAGATCGAAGGTGCAGCAACGAGTGAGTCAGATGAGAGAAACACTGTGTCGGAACTCATACGGAGTTGTCTGACTGTGTCAGCATGTCTGTACCGAATCTGGAATGAGGAGTCGGACCGCGAGAAGTATACTAGTCCTACTCCTCCGTCTGGGTGTTGGAACAGAAATGGATTCTTGTGTTTTTCACGACCTGTCGTATTTGGCCTGCAGAAAGAGCCGACTTTCTCAAACTGAACACCATTCTTCGATTCATAAATATCCAATCGGGCTTTTCCGACGTATCGGAACAGCTTTCGAGGTATTCTCATGCCGGTCTCATCTGACCGATGATACACCCAATCAAGGATACAATCGATAGGTGATGTCGCTTGTCGAACAATCATGAATACAGACCCGCCTTCGCGGACGACAGTCGGCCACCGAGCACCAGGACGTTGGAACACCACCCGTTCTGGGTGCGGGCGCCACTCACGAAGATCATTCGAGACCCAGAGCTCAACTTGTCCGCCGGAAATTAGGGGGCCAGCATACCCGAAGTACCCGTCACCATCCGGCTGCTTGACAATGTCGAAGGTGTGAACACCGCGTCCACTAGAGTGGTCTCCGGACTTGAACTCCCACCTGAGGTCACCCGGGGTGCAACGGCCCGGTCGAGTCGATTTGATCATAAGCGTACGATAGTTCGGTCGCTGATATATTCTTCTGAACCGTCCGAAAAGCATAAATCCTACTACAGTCCGACAGTCGGTGACAGCCGGTCAACCGACACTGCAGCTTCACGCCCACAACTACTACCATTATGTGGATAGAACTGCGGCACAGTCCAGAATTCGCAACTCAGAAATGAATCCAGCTAATCACACTACTCTCGCCGGTCATGCTGCGCTTCTCGGTACATCTCTGTGGTCATCTCGGCGATCCTTCCCCACGAGTATGTGTTATCAGCAAGCTCCACAACGGCGTCTCCCATTTCGGCCCGCCGATGGTTATCCGTGAGAACGTCGGCTAAGGCACTGCTGAGTGCATCGGCGTTGTCCGGTGGTACTAGCCGACCGTGTACACCGTCGGTGAGTACATCTTCGAAGCCACCAACCTCCGTGGCAATTATAGGCTTCCCAAACGGGAGAGCTGTCATCAGTGCGCCGCTCTGGTCGATATGTCGATACGGGAAGACCACAATATCGCTCCGTTGGAAGTACATACTAACATGTTCGTGCTCAATGTACCCGAGTTCCCAGGTAATTGAAGCATTTATATCCAGACTATGGGATTTTTGCTTAAGTTCGTCAGCAGAACCATGTGGACGCCCAGCAATGACTACACGTAACTTCTGCCTGACCTCCGGCGGGAGACGAGCGACGGCGTCAATCAGTATGTCGACTCCCTTGTAGGGTTTTACGTTCCCAAAGAACAATACAGTAGTCTCGTCTGAAGTGTTTGTCCGCAGGTGGTCCGTCATGGGATACCGGATCACGCCATGTGGGATGACAGAAATATCCGCTTGGGGGACACTAGCATCAACAAGTTTGTCTTTGGTCTCCTCTGTGTGGACGATGACTTTGTCAACAACCCGGGGACCCTTTCTGGCCATCAACCGCTGGATACGGGACGTGGCGGCCCCCTGAAACGGAGTACTGTCATGGACCGTGAGAATAGTCGGGGCGATACGCTCTATTAGATGCATCAGTGGGACATCAACAACGGGAAGCGGGAGCCATTGGAAATGTATGATGTCTGGATCCCACCGATTAAGGTGATTCACCAACTGCAACATACCGATGACGTGTTCTGCGCCTTTCACGAGCATCTGCATTTTTTCTGGAAGGTCGTCGCCTACATATCCCTCAGTGACCGGGTAGAAAGCTTGAACGCGTTCATAGTTTTTGGGGATCCAGTTCGTTTTGCCAGAGGTGAACAGCTTAACCGTCCAACCAGTGTCTGCAAGTCCCTCGCATAAATGGTGGTTGTACGGTGGTGTGAAATTCGACGGATCGATTACTGCAACTCTGTCATTCGTCATCGGTCTACTGCTCCTCTCTCCATGGTCTACCGGTGATATCAAACTCAGATTGGTTCACTGTTACGAGGAATAGTCCAGCCAACAGGAATGCGGACCACCTTGCCGGACGGAGGTAACCCGTCTGGAACAAAATCATGGCCCCCGCGAGTACGCTGCCGGCCAGAGCGACGCCGAGGTTCGCGACCCGAGTTTGCGAAGCGTGTTCCAGAGGGGTGACGACGAGTTTCAGGAACAGGTAGATAAGAAACAGGATGAATAGCCCGGCACCGACAGCACCAGTGTCAACCAGTAGTTGGAGATACGAGTTGCTGCTGAATTCACCTTGTACGGCCGACGTGTTCGCAAGAGAATTTAATCCGTGTCCGAAGAGCATATGTACTGGGTCTAAAGAAGCCCAGTACTGCAGAGTCTGGTAGTTATTGACAAGACGATAGGATGCGGATGCGAACGAGAGAGTTCCTTCATCACCTGTCTGGAGCCAGACAACAATCTCCCATGACAACTCAACGAGTTCTCTAGCTATGAGTCGTAGACTTGGGACGCTAGCCACGACGAGTACTCCAGCGGCGATAGCACTCAACGCATTATGGAGTTGAAACGGGCCACGGTAGACAGATACCGGTATGATATACACGAATAAGGCCCCCACAAGGGCAATATAAGCAGTCGCAGAGGCCGACTGTACAACACCAGCGACCAGTATCGCGGTCGCTCCCACCAGCGACTGTCGCGAGTGAAATAGAGTCTCTCGGCTCCCCTGGGCTACGAGTACCAAACAGAGTACCGTTGGAGGAAGCAAGTGTGCGCCGTACCAAGACGGCTCCGCGAACACGCTAGCGACTCTGAACACTTCAGGAAACAACGGGTCGTAGCCAGCACGTTGTACAGTACCCGGTGCGGGGATATTAAATTGGAGATACGCGAGCGGTAGCGAGAAGATTCGTGCGACGCCCTGATAGAATCCGAACAGTGCCATTGAGATTGCGGAGAGAACCCAGAGACGTATGAGCGCCACTACACCATTTTCCGAAAATCTGATATTCACCATGGCCACATAAGAACTAATTAACAATATTAACTGTATGAATGCTGTCATAAAGTTAAGGACATGTTTGCCGGTCAGGAATATCCACAGACCAACTCCGGTAATTTCGACAATCCATCCGAACAACAGCAGACTAGGAATGTCGAGTCGAAGTTGATGAGAGCATAGTACATTTATGCTGGCATAGGCAGTGAGACACCCGATTATTAGCAGGTCAGGTCGGCCCACGGGCAAAGACCCGACTTTGAATAACGCCCATCCATAGAGCGGAACAATCAACAAGACTGCACTAGCGAGTAGCGTTTCAATGACACGCTCTCGGCTGTATCTCGTGCGCTCCTCAACCGCATTCATTCATGTTTTGTTTATCTACAGTGTCCGAGTATATCTCTGGCGGTTTCTGAGAACCGGTGATATGAGCTCTATTGAACAATATGCTATACAAGAACGTCAACATTATGTTAGGAGAGACCGTCAACCAATATGTATATGCCCTCTGGCGAAAAAACGATTCATCTCTATCACAACGTTGTCGCTCCCTATCGCCTTCCAATTTTCAACCAACTTTCAGAGCAATATGACCTTACAGTTCACTTCGCGAAAGAAAGGGAGGCGGGCAGAAAATGGAATACAAATATCACCGAGGATTTCAAATATGATTTCCTTCCTTCATTTAATATTGGGCCATTCTGTCTATTATTCACTATTCCTCTACAAATGCTTCGAGATCAGCCAGACGTGCATCTCCACGGAGAATCGCATCAAACGCTTATGGCGATACTCTCGTCTATCATTGTCACAAGACTTGTTGGCGGAGAAATCA
Above is a genomic segment from Halomicrobium sp. LC1Hm containing:
- a CDS encoding class I SAM-dependent methyltransferase gives rise to the protein MSVFEFGSGNSTRWWAEQCDEVISVEDDRKWYERIKNQLPSNSQIIYRSSEEFASEITNHGSFDIIVVDGSERVQCIKNSIEHLSDKGVIVFDDTYRDEYEPAFELLEEEGFSKIFFQGMGPVSPALQRTTVFYRPGNCFNI
- a CDS encoding glycosyltransferase family 4 protein; protein product: MTNDRVAVIDPSNFTPPYNHHLCEGLADTGWTVKLFTSGKTNWIPKNYERVQAFYPVTEGYVGDDLPEKMQMLVKGAEHVIGMLQLVNHLNRWDPDIIHFQWLPLPVVDVPLMHLIERIAPTILTVHDSTPFQGAATSRIQRLMARKGPRVVDKVIVHTEETKDKLVDASVPQADISVIPHGVIRYPMTDHLRTNTSDETTVLFFGNVKPYKGVDILIDAVARLPPEVRQKLRVVIAGRPHGSADELKQKSHSLDINASITWELGYIEHEHVSMYFQRSDIVVFPYRHIDQSGALMTALPFGKPIIATEVGGFEDVLTDGVHGRLVPPDNADALSSALADVLTDNHRRAEMGDAVVELADNTYSWGRIAEMTTEMYREAQHDRRE